The following proteins are encoded in a genomic region of Populus nigra chromosome 16, ddPopNigr1.1, whole genome shotgun sequence:
- the LOC133675425 gene encoding uncharacterized protein LOC133675425 — MGKEWYYWGGGKTSKKGGGGGGEGGREGEKDSANLPTGCMCAVFQLFDFHHQFQFPLNHEQQSSNLLQPNSFLPLEDPPIPKGFEAPRNSLELEEEEPSLPSSKDENFYIPMGIQIKTKRVPNDSSSSEISSSPGTKTPNLVARLMGLDLLPDHLTYSPSHSSSSTLGTPNLPPKSHFQYHHCRPQQPPHHSKRSSPRSCTLDHDFSGTRSLPETPRISSARRSDVEHRLSLQINKENAGEDLVLPRFSSLKRKELKVEDENRSPGHFARQIVKQVKESVSRKAGLDITNTVMNREQTRRRDQELELVSQYKSKKTLSKAPSTTKTVGASGNSPGKHSVNTTSFSPRLKFLEPKNKPITTLPCKDHNNISNSQKTPSLLSQNTKPSTKPDLPKVLQDQHQHQQRPFKKCNKVTEEKFGPPPPRFVKKPLKTSHIIRTKQEEPFVSSTSARETTIPDKKCKKTPLSNDLNISLLTLLPVKKDPTPPATKIPQKQVSNAAQESKWCSQLSSCSSQSYKQPQATRRLDARENNNDDRSHNGVATNIITTGDGAAQEEYEYISRILKRTGIDKDTPVSFTRWFSPSHPLDPSTFYYLEHFTTPVSTTTCQARQAMDRRCNRKLLFNLVDEILVDILRPYINVSSTRFGLCTRNFLLSHMNGSHLVHMLCTKLRSFPCADCHDLEDIDGLIDKDLPQLMKEQSEIAFGEEGEGIVMEIEKEIVETLIHETAWIFYRH; from the exons ATGGGAAAGGAATGGTATTACTGGGGTGGTGGAAAAACCTCCAAgaaaggtggtggtggtggtggtgaaggtggaagagaaggagagaaagaTAGCGCTAATTTACCTACTGGTTGCATGTGCGCTGTTTTCCAGTTGTTTGATTTCCATCATCAGTTTCAGTTTCCTTTAAACCATGAACAACAGTCTTCTAATTTACTTCAGCCCAACTCTTTCCTTCCTCTTGAGGATCCTCCTATCCCTAAAG gttttgAAGCACCAAGGAATAGCTTGGAATTGGAAGAGGAGGAGCCTTCATTGCCATCATCAAAAGATGAAAATTTTTATATCCCT ATGGGcattcaaatcaaaacaaaacgaGTTCCAAATGATTCATCTTCATCAGAAATCAGCTCTTCACCGGGGACCAAGACACCAAATTTGGTAGCTAGACTTATGGGTCTTGATCTTCTTCCTGATCATCTTACCTACTCACCAAGCCACTCTTCTTCATCAACTCTAGGCACACCAAACCTTCCACCAAAATCCCATTTTCAGTACCACCATTGCAGACCTCAACAACCACCTCACCATAGCAAAAGAAGTAGCCCCCGAAGTTGTACTCTGGACCATGATTTTTCAGGCACTCGTTCTTTGCCTGAGACACCAAGAATATCATCAGCTAGAAGATCAGATGTAGAACACCGTTTGTCACTTcaaatcaacaaagaaaatgCAGGTGAAGACTTAGTTCTCCCTCGTTTCTCatctttgaaaagaaaagagctgAAAGTTGAAGATGAGAATAGAAGTCCAGGCCACTTTGCAAGGCAAATTGTGAAGCAAGTTAAAGAAAGTGTAAGCAGGAAAGCTGGCTTGGATATTACAAACACAGTAATGAATAGAGAgcaaacaagaagaagagatcAAGAGCTTGAGCTTGTTAGCCAATACAAGTCCAAGAAAACTCTCTCCAAAGCTCCAAGTACCACCAAAACGGTTGGTGCTTCAGGTAATAGTCCAGGCAAGCATTCTGTGAACACAACTTCTTTCTCACCAAGACTGAAATTCTTAGAACCCAAAAACAAGCCAATCACAACTCTACCTTGCAAGGACCacaataatatttctaattctCAAAAAACCCCATCACTTCTGTCACAAAATACCAAACCTTCAACAAAGCCAGATTTGCCTAAGGTCCTGCAGGATCAACACCAGCACCAGCAGAGACCTTTCAAGAAGTGCAACAAAGTGACTGAAGAAAAATTTGGTCCACCACCACCAAGATTCGTCAAGAAACCTCTAAAAACATCACATATTATCAGAACCAAGCAAGAAGAGCCATTTGTCAGTTCAACATCAGCTAGAGAAACCACTATTCCTGacaagaaatgcaagaaaacccCATTATCAAATGACCTTAACATCTCTCTCCTAACTCTCCTTCCTGTCAAGAAAGACCCTACTCCTCCTGCTACAAAAATCCCTCAAAAACAG GTATCAAATGCTGCTCAAGAATCGAAATGGTGCTCACAGTTATCTAGTTGTTCGAGCCAGTCGTACAAACAACCACAAGCGACGCGTAGGCTCGATGCCCGAGAAAACAACAATGATGATAGGTCTCATAACGGTGTCGCCACCAATATCATCACCACCGGAGATGGAGCCGCACAAGAAGAATATGAGTACATTAGTAGAATACTAAAACGTACTGGCATAGACAAAGATACCCCAGTGTCTTTTACTAGGTGGTTTTCTCCTTCTCATCCTCTGGACCCTTCAACTTTTTACTACCTGGAACATTTTACCACACCAGTCTCTACTACCACCTGCCAAGCTCGTCAAGCCATGGACCGTCGATGCAATCGAAAATTATTGTTCAATCTTGTTGACGAAATTTTGGTCGACATCTTACGTCCATACATCAACGTTAGTAGTACTAGATTTGGCTTATGTACTCGGAATTTTCTCCTTAGTCACATGAATGGGTCGCATTTGGTTCACATGTTATGTACAAAGCTTAGGAGCTTCCCTTGCGCTGACTGTCATGACCTCGAAGACATTGATGGGTTAATAGACAAAGACCTGCCCCAGTTGATGAAGGAGCAAAGTGAGATTGCATTtggagaag